The Acetobacter oryzifermentans genomic interval GTCGAACTTCAGCAGAGGCCACAGCATTTTTGCGAACAGGTAAAGCTTTTCATAATCCGGATTGCCATAGTTCAGCATCTGACTGAAAAACTCGTACATCCGCACGTAAGATGCCAGATCACTCCGGAACTGAACCAGTCCGTCAATCCGCTCCTTTGCTTCCTTCCGCTCCTGTGAGCTTTCGGGTTCGTCCTGAATGATTTTCCGCGCCTCACGATAGCGGCCCAGCACACGGGAACTGACCGGCACAATGGCCGCATCAAGCTGCTGCTGTGACGCTTTGGGGTTTGCGAGGATATGAGCCACCCGATCCACTTCAGGCTGATCATACAGCCCGGTATCATCCAGCTTGTGGCGCAGGTTCACCACGCAGTTCGGGTCACTGAGATCCGCCAGTTCGGCCTTCGTGTAATATTGCTGGAACGCCTTGAGGATGTCTTCGGGATCGTTCTCGAAGTCGACAACGAAGGTCATATTCTTGCCCGGATAGCAACGGTTTAAGCGTGAAAGCGTCTGGACGGCCTGAATCCCGCCGAGCTTACGATCCACATACATGCCGCATAGCAAAGGCTGATCAAAACCCGTCTGGAACTTGTTCGCCACGATCAGAATCCGCCACGGATCTTCGGCAAAGACTTCCCTCAGGTCGCGCCCTTTGAGTGCCGGGTTGATATTGCTTTCCGTAAAGGGCTCCGGACCACTTTCCGGGTCATCCACTTCACCCGAGAATGCTGCGAGAAGCCCGAAGGGATAATGCTTTTCCTTCACATAGCGATCCATAGCCAGTTTCCAGCGCACGGCCTCCTTGCGGCTGGCCGTCACGACCATAGCGCGTGCCTTGCCGCCAAGGAGAGGCTGCACATTTTGGCGGAAGTGCTCCACCACAATCTGCACGCGCGCGGCGATGTTGGTGGGATGCAGGCGTACCCACTTCATCAGCGCTTTCTTTGCCTCCGAAGCCTCGACTTCTGTGTCATCCAGAATCTGCCCGTTCTGGCTCAGGCGAAATGCCTGTTTCCAGGACACGTAATTCTGCAATACATCGAGGATGAAGCCTTCTTCGATAGCCTGCCGCATGGAATAGACATGGAACGCCTCAGGCTTATTGTTTTTGCTCTTGGGCTGATCCGGATGCGGCAAGCGCCCGAACAGTTCCAGCGTTTTGGCCTTTGGCGTAGCCGTGAACGCAATGAAGGAAATGCCAGCGTCTGCTGCCGTCCTCTGCGCCATTTCCGCCGCCAGCAGGTCTTCCGTGCTGATCTCCCCACCGTCTGCAAGCTCCGCCAGTTCACCGGCGGAAAGAGCAGCCTTGAGTTTACTGGCCGAAGTGCCGGTCTGGGAGGAATGAGCTTCATCAGCGATCACGACGAAATGCTTGCCCTCAGTCGCCGCAAGTTGACGGATTTCTTCCAGAGCGAATGGAAAGGTTTGAATCGTGCAGATGATGATTTTCTTGCCGGTATGCAGGGCCGCCGCAAGTTCTTGGCTCTTGCTGCCCCCGTTGCCAGAGATCGACGCCACCACCCCACGCGTGCGCTCGAAGCTCTCAATGGTTTCCGAAAGCTGCCGATCCAGCACGGTACGGTCTGACACCACGATGACCGTATCGAACAGCTTGTGATTATGAGCGTCATGCAGGTCGGACAGAAAATGTGCCGTCCATGCGATGGAGTTTGTCTTGCCTGACCCGGCAGAGTGCTGGATCAAGTAACGCTGCCCCGGTCCTTCCTCCAGAATAGTGGAAACCAGCAGCCGTGTGGCGGCAAGCTGATGATAGCGCGGAAAGATCCAGCCCGCGATCTTCCCTTTTTTCTTCACCGGAATGACGTAGCGGCCCAGAATATCCAGCCATGAGTCCGGCTGCCAGACCTCCTGCCACAGATACGCCGTAGTGCCGGGATTGCCCGCACCGCCAGCGTTCCCCTGATTGAATGGCAGAAAACGGCTGTGCGCGCCATCCAGATGCGTGCACATCATCACATCGCTGTTGCTGACAGCAAAATGCACGACCGCGCCACCAGGTACCGAAAGCAGAGGCTCCGCAGGCTTTCCCGGCGGTTTTGGTAGGCGGTCTGAGCAGTACTGTTCCACCGCATCCTGAACTGACTGCGTGTAGTTTGATTTCAGTTCGGCGGTCGCAACCGGAACGCCATTCAGA includes:
- a CDS encoding type I restriction endonuclease subunit R, whose amino-acid sequence is MTDLHKEHHLESEICDYLGRSGWIYEDSSAARYDVGLALFPEDLLAWVRECEPEAWETLEKTHGSSADAVLCQRVRDALNTRGALVVLRDGLDIIGLTKTLKICQFRPALTMNPHLQHRYDANRLRVVRQVRYSSSNGNELDLVLFLNGVPVATAELKSNYTQSVQDAVEQYCSDRLPKPPGKPAEPLLSVPGGAVVHFAVSNSDVMMCTHLDGAHSRFLPFNQGNAGGAGNPGTTAYLWQEVWQPDSWLDILGRYVIPVKKKGKIAGWIFPRYHQLAATRLLVSTILEEGPGQRYLIQHSAGSGKTNSIAWTAHFLSDLHDAHNHKLFDTVIVVSDRTVLDRQLSETIESFERTRGVVASISGNGGSKSQELAAALHTGKKIIICTIQTFPFALEEIRQLAATEGKHFVVIADEAHSSQTGTSASKLKAALSAGELAELADGGEISTEDLLAAEMAQRTAADAGISFIAFTATPKAKTLELFGRLPHPDQPKSKNNKPEAFHVYSMRQAIEEGFILDVLQNYVSWKQAFRLSQNGQILDDTEVEASEAKKALMKWVRLHPTNIAARVQIVVEHFRQNVQPLLGGKARAMVVTASRKEAVRWKLAMDRYVKEKHYPFGLLAAFSGEVDDPESGPEPFTESNINPALKGRDLREVFAEDPWRILIVANKFQTGFDQPLLCGMYVDRKLGGIQAVQTLSRLNRCYPGKNMTFVVDFENDPEDILKAFQQYYTKAELADLSDPNCVVNLRHKLDDTGLYDQPEVDRVAHILANPKASQQQLDAAIVPVSSRVLGRYREARKIIQDEPESSQERKEAKERIDGLVQFRSDLASYVRMYEFFSQMLNYGNPDYEKLYLFAKMLWPLLKFDRERETIDTTTLRLTHHRMKDLGKQKLGLKNETGDGLEPIKEAGSGQPQDKVKVQLSRIIDAINDLFQGDLTDGDKVAFVTGLETKLAESEKLREQAKANTKDQFANSPDLQEEGLNATIELMEAHEKMGKQLLNDNSLLRAVIAAIVKQGGLWEGFQG